The following are encoded in a window of Mycobacterium decipiens genomic DNA:
- the secA gene encoding preprotein translocase subunit SecA produces MLSKLLRLGEGRMVKRLKKVADYVGTLSDDVEKLTDAELRAKTDEFKKRHADGECLDDLLPEAFAVAREAAWRVLDQRPFDVQVMGAAALHLGNVAEMKTGEGKTLTSVLPAYLNGIGGKGVHIVTVNDYLAKRDSEWMGRVHRFLGLEVGVILAQMSPDERRIAYNADITYGTNNEFGFDYLRDNMAHSLDDLVQREHNYAIVDEVDSILIDEARTPLIISGPADGASNWYTEFARLAPLMEKDTHYEVDLRKRTVGVHEKGVEFVEDQLGIDNLYEAANSPLVSYLNNALKAKELFSRDKDYIVRDGEVLIVDEFTGRVLIGRRYNEGMHQAIEAKEHVEIKAENQTLATITLQNYFRLYDKLAGMTGTAQTEAAELHEIYKLGVVTIPTNKEMIREDQSDLIYKTEEAKYIAVVDDVAERYDKGQPVLIGTTSVERSEYLSRQFTKRRIPHNVLNAKYHEQEAAIIAEAGRRGAITVATNMAGRGTDIVLGGNVDFLTDLRLRARGLDPVDTPDDYEGAWHEELPLVKEEAGKEAAEVIEAGGLYVLGTERHESRRIDNQLRGRSGRQGDPGESRFYLSLGDELMRRFNGAALETLLTRLNLPDDVPIEAKMVTRAIKSAQTQVEQQNFEVRKNVLKYDEVMNQQRKVVYAERRRILEGENLQQQAKDMLVDVITAYVDGATTEGYAEDWDLDALWRALKTLYPVGITADSLTRRDQEFDRDELTRDELLEELIGDAERAYAAREAELEEIAGEGAMRQLERNVLLNVIDRKWREHLYEMDYLKEGIGLRAMAQRDPLVEYQREGYDMFMAMLDGMKEESVGFLFNVTVEAVPAPEVAPVDEPQQLAEFAAAAATAAQQRGAVGGPAREGAALRTKGIANESPALTYSGPAEDGSTQVQRNGGAAEKTPAGVPAGASRRERREAARRQGRGPKPPKSAKKR; encoded by the coding sequence GTGCTGTCGAAATTGCTGCGCCTCGGTGAAGGTCGCATGGTCAAGCGCCTCAAGAAGGTGGCCGACTATGTCGGTACCTTGTCCGACGACGTCGAGAAGCTGACCGACGCCGAACTGAGGGCAAAGACCGACGAGTTCAAGAAGCGACACGCCGACGGCGAATGCCTCGACGATCTGCTGCCCGAAGCGTTCGCGGTGGCCCGCGAAGCGGCCTGGCGGGTGCTCGACCAGCGGCCGTTCGACGTGCAGGTGATGGGTGCGGCCGCGCTGCACCTGGGCAACGTCGCCGAGATGAAGACCGGTGAGGGCAAGACCCTGACCTCCGTGTTGCCCGCCTACCTCAACGGCATCGGCGGCAAGGGCGTGCACATCGTCACCGTCAACGACTACCTGGCCAAACGCGACAGCGAGTGGATGGGCCGGGTACACCGCTTCCTCGGCCTGGAGGTCGGCGTGATCCTGGCCCAGATGTCGCCCGATGAGCGGCGCATCGCCTACAACGCCGACATCACCTATGGCACGAACAACGAGTTCGGCTTCGACTACCTGCGCGACAACATGGCGCACTCGCTCGACGATCTGGTGCAGCGCGAGCACAACTACGCCATCGTCGACGAGGTCGACTCGATCCTGATCGACGAGGCCCGCACACCGCTGATCATCTCCGGTCCGGCCGACGGCGCCTCCAACTGGTACACCGAGTTCGCCCGGTTGGCGCCGCTGATGGAAAAGGACACCCACTACGAGGTCGACCTGCGCAAACGCACCGTCGGCGTACACGAAAAGGGCGTGGAGTTTGTCGAAGACCAGCTCGGTATCGACAACCTCTATGAGGCCGCCAACTCCCCGTTGGTCAGCTACCTCAACAACGCGCTGAAGGCCAAGGAGCTGTTCAGCCGCGACAAGGATTACATCGTCCGCGACGGCGAGGTGCTCATCGTCGACGAGTTCACCGGTCGTGTGCTGATCGGCCGCCGCTACAACGAAGGCATGCACCAGGCCATCGAGGCCAAGGAGCACGTCGAGATCAAGGCGGAGAACCAGACGCTGGCCACCATTACGCTGCAGAACTATTTCCGCCTGTACGACAAGCTAGCCGGCATGACCGGCACCGCCCAGACCGAGGCGGCCGAACTGCACGAGATCTACAAGCTGGGCGTGGTCACCATCCCGACCAATAAAGAGATGATTCGCGAAGACCAATCCGACCTCATCTACAAGACCGAGGAAGCCAAATACATCGCGGTGGTCGACGACGTCGCCGAGCGCTACGACAAGGGCCAGCCGGTGCTGATCGGCACCACCAGCGTGGAACGCTCGGAGTACCTTTCGCGGCAGTTCACCAAGAGGCGCATCCCGCACAACGTGCTCAACGCGAAGTATCACGAGCAAGAGGCGGCCATCATCGCCGAGGCGGGCCGTCGGGGCGCCATCACCGTCGCCACCAACATGGCCGGGCGCGGCACCGACATCGTGCTGGGCGGCAACGTCGACTTTCTGACTGACCTGCGACTGCGTGCCCGTGGACTGGATCCGGTGGACACGCCCGACGACTACGAGGGGGCCTGGCACGAGGAGCTGCCGCTGGTCAAGGAGGAGGCCGGCAAGGAGGCCGCCGAAGTGATCGAGGCCGGCGGCCTGTACGTGCTGGGCACCGAGCGTCACGAGTCGCGGCGCATCGACAACCAATTGCGCGGCCGCTCCGGCCGCCAAGGCGACCCGGGGGAGTCGCGCTTCTATTTGTCGCTGGGCGACGAACTCATGCGCCGATTCAACGGTGCCGCGCTGGAGACGCTGCTGACCCGGCTGAACCTGCCCGACGACGTGCCGATCGAAGCCAAGATGGTCACCCGGGCCATCAAGAGCGCCCAGACCCAAGTCGAGCAGCAGAACTTCGAGGTCCGCAAAAACGTCCTCAAGTACGACGAGGTGATGAACCAGCAGCGCAAGGTCGTCTACGCCGAACGTCGCCGGATTCTCGAAGGCGAGAACCTGCAGCAGCAGGCCAAGGACATGCTCGTAGACGTCATCACCGCCTACGTCGACGGCGCGACCACCGAAGGCTATGCCGAGGATTGGGATCTGGACGCGTTGTGGCGGGCGCTCAAGACGCTCTACCCGGTCGGGATCACGGCCGACTCGCTGACCCGCAGGGACCAGGAGTTCGACCGCGACGAGCTGACCCGCGATGAGTTGCTCGAGGAGCTCATCGGCGACGCCGAACGTGCTTATGCCGCACGGGAAGCCGAGCTGGAGGAAATCGCCGGCGAGGGTGCGATGCGCCAGCTGGAGCGCAACGTGCTGCTCAACGTCATCGACCGCAAGTGGCGTGAGCACCTCTACGAGATGGACTACCTCAAGGAGGGCATCGGGCTGCGTGCGATGGCGCAGCGCGATCCGTTGGTGGAGTACCAGCGCGAGGGCTACGACATGTTCATGGCCATGCTCGACGGCATGAAAGAGGAATCCGTCGGTTTCCTGTTCAACGTCACCGTGGAGGCGGTCCCGGCCCCGGAGGTCGCCCCAGTCGACGAACCCCAGCAGCTTGCCGAATTCGCTGCGGCGGCCGCTACCGCCGCGCAGCAACGTGGAGCTGTCGGTGGCCCCGCGCGCGAAGGGGCCGCGTTGCGCACCAAGGGCATTGCCAACGAGTCGCCCGCGCTGACCTATTCCGGTCCGGCGGAGGACGGTTCGACTCAGGTGCAGCGCAACGGCGGTGCGGCCGAGAAGACGCCGGCCGGCGTTCCGGCTGGTGCGAGCCGGCGCGAGCGGCGCGAAGCCGCGCGTCGGCAAGGCCGGGGTCCCAAGCCGCCGAAATCGGCGAAGAAGCGCTAG
- a CDS encoding HD domain-containing phosphohydrolase, with protein sequence MASRPVESSELPTRAELLAALSVAIDLGLGQPAEHMLRAALIATRLADRLGLSHQQRDCVYYTTLIMWIGCHADSHEYARWFGDDIAVRHDSYLVDWSGLPYMRFLATNIGRGQPLLHRLSMMATLLVNARGQLSQMIHSHCTSAALLADRIGLGPNVQAALAFAFERYDGSGLPTGAHGDAIPIQMRVAQLAEMAEVHHRTYGVEGATAMARARRGGQFDPEVVDVFLNDAAGILAGPPTGDAWAAAVRAAPDHQQPLDDQSLDTLLVALGDFVDLKCPFTLGHSRAVARLAGDAALAAGLDGDAAALTRRAGHVHDLGRIGVSNQIWSRQGSLTAAEFERVRLHPYFTVRILNQVRGLRDLAEVAGNHHECPNGSGYPRALAGSALSLPDRILAAAVGYQSAREPRPYREQLSPGSAARRLRARAQAGELDSVAVEAVLHVAGHPGARSNPRPDGLTPREIEVLCLVARGASNKEIAAALVISEKTARNHVERTYAKIGVSNRIGASMYALRNGLVNA encoded by the coding sequence ATGGCGTCTCGTCCGGTCGAGTCTTCGGAACTGCCTACTCGCGCCGAGCTGCTGGCGGCGCTCTCGGTGGCGATCGACCTCGGCCTGGGACAGCCCGCCGAGCACATGCTGCGGGCCGCGCTGATTGCGACCAGGCTCGCCGATCGACTCGGACTCAGCCACCAGCAGCGGGATTGCGTGTACTACACGACGCTGATCATGTGGATCGGATGTCACGCCGACTCCCACGAATACGCGCGATGGTTCGGCGACGACATCGCCGTCCGCCACGATTCCTATTTGGTCGACTGGTCCGGGCTGCCGTATATGCGGTTCCTGGCAACCAATATCGGACGCGGCCAGCCGCTGCTGCACCGGTTGAGCATGATGGCAACGCTATTGGTCAACGCGCGCGGCCAGCTGTCCCAGATGATCCACTCGCACTGCACGTCTGCGGCTCTGCTGGCCGATCGAATCGGACTGGGCCCCAACGTGCAAGCGGCACTGGCGTTTGCGTTCGAGCGTTACGACGGCTCCGGCCTGCCCACCGGCGCCCACGGTGACGCGATCCCGATCCAGATGCGGGTAGCTCAGCTCGCCGAAATGGCGGAAGTTCACCACCGTACCTACGGTGTGGAGGGTGCGACTGCGATGGCTCGCGCTCGGCGGGGCGGGCAGTTCGATCCCGAGGTGGTCGACGTCTTCCTAAACGATGCCGCGGGAATCCTGGCCGGCCCGCCGACCGGGGACGCGTGGGCGGCGGCCGTGCGCGCCGCGCCGGATCACCAGCAGCCCCTTGATGACCAGTCGCTGGACACGCTGCTCGTTGCGCTGGGTGACTTCGTCGATCTAAAGTGCCCGTTCACCCTTGGGCATTCGCGAGCCGTGGCCCGGCTCGCCGGCGACGCCGCACTGGCCGCCGGGTTGGACGGCGACGCGGCCGCATTGACCCGACGTGCCGGTCACGTTCACGATCTCGGCCGCATCGGAGTGTCGAATCAAATCTGGTCCAGGCAAGGGTCGTTGACCGCGGCCGAATTCGAGCGTGTGCGGCTGCATCCGTACTTCACGGTGCGGATCCTCAACCAGGTCCGCGGGCTTCGTGACTTGGCGGAGGTCGCCGGCAATCACCATGAATGCCCCAACGGCTCGGGCTATCCACGCGCTCTTGCCGGGAGCGCGTTGAGCCTGCCGGATCGCATCCTGGCCGCCGCAGTCGGCTACCAATCCGCCCGCGAGCCAAGGCCATATCGGGAGCAGCTATCACCGGGTTCGGCGGCCCGGCGGCTACGCGCGCGGGCGCAAGCCGGTGAGCTCGACTCCGTCGCCGTCGAGGCGGTGCTGCACGTCGCGGGGCACCCTGGGGCACGGTCGAACCCGCGGCCGGACGGTCTGACCCCTAGGGAGATCGAAGTGCTGTGCCTGGTCGCCCGTGGCGCATCCAACAAGGAGATCGCGGCGGCCTTGGTGATCAGTGAGAAGACCGCCCGCAACCATGTCGAACGAACCTACGCCAAAATCGGGGTGTCGAACCGCATCGGGGCGAGCATGTATGCGCTTCGCAATGGTCTGGTGAATGCCTAG
- the mddA gene encoding methanethiol S-methyltransferase has protein sequence MKRYLTIGYGAASYVAFLVAFLYAIGFVGDLVVPRTVDHGIAAPFGQAVAVNMVLLGVFAVQHSVMARPGFKRWWTRFVPPSIERSTYVLLASAALVLLYWQWRTMPAVIWDVQQPAGRLAVWTLFWLGWATVLASSFMINHFDLFGLRQVYLAWRGKPYTDIDFRVRLFYRLVRHPIMLGFLVAFWAAPTMTAGHLFFAIGTTAYILVALQLEERDLVAALGNQYRDYRGDVPMLLPLPRWHPAGAVRRS, from the coding sequence ATGAAGCGTTACTTGACGATCGGGTATGGCGCCGCAAGCTACGTGGCATTCCTGGTGGCGTTCTTGTATGCGATTGGTTTCGTCGGCGACCTCGTGGTGCCACGGACCGTGGATCACGGGATTGCAGCACCGTTCGGCCAGGCCGTCGCGGTCAACATGGTGTTGCTGGGTGTGTTCGCCGTGCAGCACAGCGTGATGGCGCGGCCGGGATTCAAGCGGTGGTGGACGCGATTCGTGCCGCCCTCGATTGAGCGCAGCACCTACGTGTTGTTGGCAAGCGCGGCGCTGGTCCTGCTGTACTGGCAATGGCGAACGATGCCGGCGGTCATCTGGGACGTGCAACAGCCAGCCGGCCGCCTGGCGGTGTGGACGCTGTTCTGGCTCGGCTGGGCGACGGTGTTGGCCTCGTCCTTCATGATCAATCATTTCGACCTGTTCGGCTTGCGGCAGGTGTACTTGGCCTGGCGCGGAAAGCCCTACACGGACATAGATTTTCGAGTCCGGTTGTTTTATCGGCTGGTGCGCCATCCGATCATGCTGGGATTCCTCGTTGCGTTCTGGGCAGCGCCTACGATGACAGCGGGGCATCTGTTCTTCGCGATCGGCACCACCGCATACATCCTGGTTGCCTTGCAGCTGGAAGAGCGTGACCTGGTGGCGGCGCTGGGCAACCAATACCGCGACTACCGGGGCGACGTGCCGATGTTGCTCCCGCTGCCACGGTGGCACCCGGCTGGAGCGGTTCGGAGAAGCTAG
- a CDS encoding cation:proton antiporter regulatory subunit, protein MDVKEVLLPGVGLRYEFTSHRGDRIGIIARRGGDFDVVLYGREDPDEAQPVFHLTDEEAETVAQILGAPRIAERFTELTREVPGLEAGQIHVRPGSLFVDRPLGDTRARTRTGASIVAIVRDEDVLASPDPTETLRAGDVLIVIGTEDGIAGVEQIVKNG, encoded by the coding sequence ATGGACGTCAAGGAGGTGCTGCTACCCGGCGTCGGGTTGCGGTACGAGTTCACCAGTCATCGCGGTGATCGGATCGGCATTATTGCGCGGCGTGGTGGCGATTTCGATGTCGTCCTGTATGGCCGCGAGGATCCGGACGAAGCCCAACCGGTCTTTCACCTCACCGACGAAGAGGCCGAGACGGTGGCCCAGATTCTGGGCGCCCCCAGGATCGCCGAGCGGTTCACCGAGTTGACCCGTGAAGTGCCCGGGCTCGAGGCCGGGCAGATCCACGTCCGGCCGGGCAGCTTGTTCGTGGATCGGCCGCTGGGCGACACCCGGGCCCGCACCCGGACCGGCGCGTCGATCGTCGCGATCGTGCGCGACGAGGACGTGCTGGCCTCGCCGGACCCGACTGAAACGCTGCGGGCGGGAGACGTCCTGATCGTGATCGGCACCGAAGACGGGATCGCCGGGGTCGAGCAGATCGTTAAAAACGGCTGA
- a CDS encoding cation:proton antiporter has protein sequence MEISRALLFELGVLLTVLAVLGAVARRFALSPIPVYLLAGLSLGNGGILGIAAAGEFIATGAPIGIVLLLLTLGLEFSATEFASSLRRHLPSAGVDIVLNATPGAVAGWLLGLDGAAILGLAGVTYISSSGVIARLLEDLRRLGNRETPAVLSVLVLEDFAMAAYLPLFAVLATDGRWLDAVAGMIVAVTALLVAFAASYHWGHHVGRLVTHPDSEQLLLRVLGVTLIVAAVAESLHASAAVGAFLVGLTLTGETADRARTVLGPLRDLFAAIFFLGIGLSVDPRELLPVLPVALTLAIVTAATKVATGMFAARRDGVARRGQLRAGTALVARGEFSMIIIGLAGASIPGVAALATSYVFVMAIMGPVLARYTGGPLPAAATATPN, from the coding sequence GTGGAGATTTCGAGGGCGCTGCTATTCGAGCTCGGCGTCCTGTTGACCGTGCTCGCGGTGTTGGGTGCAGTCGCACGGCGGTTCGCGTTGTCCCCGATACCGGTCTATCTGTTAGCGGGTCTCTCGCTAGGCAATGGCGGCATCCTGGGGATAGCCGCCGCCGGTGAGTTCATCGCCACGGGCGCGCCCATCGGTATCGTCTTGCTGTTGCTGACCTTGGGTCTGGAGTTCTCCGCGACCGAATTCGCCAGCAGCCTGCGCCGCCACCTACCGTCCGCCGGTGTCGACATCGTCCTCAACGCCACACCCGGTGCCGTGGCGGGCTGGCTTTTGGGCTTGGACGGCGCGGCGATCCTGGGCCTGGCCGGGGTCACCTATATCTCCTCCTCGGGCGTCATCGCGCGCCTGCTGGAGGACTTGCGCCGGCTCGGTAACCGGGAAACACCGGCCGTGCTGTCGGTGCTGGTCCTCGAAGACTTCGCGATGGCGGCCTACCTGCCGCTGTTCGCGGTTCTAGCGACGGACGGACGCTGGCTGGACGCGGTAGCCGGCATGATCGTCGCGGTCACCGCGCTACTGGTGGCGTTCGCGGCGTCCTACCACTGGGGTCATCACGTCGGCCGCCTGGTGACCCACCCCGATTCCGAGCAACTGCTGCTGAGGGTTCTTGGCGTCACCTTGATCGTGGCGGCGGTGGCCGAGTCCCTGCACGCATCGGCCGCCGTCGGGGCGTTTCTGGTCGGCCTCACCCTGACCGGGGAAACCGCTGACCGGGCACGCACGGTGCTGGGTCCCCTTCGTGATCTTTTCGCCGCGATCTTCTTCCTGGGCATCGGCCTGTCGGTTGACCCACGAGAGCTACTTCCGGTGCTTCCGGTAGCCCTGACTCTCGCCATTGTCACCGCGGCGACGAAGGTTGCCACCGGGATGTTCGCCGCTCGGCGGGACGGCGTGGCGCGGCGTGGGCAGCTGCGTGCCGGCACGGCGCTCGTTGCCAGGGGCGAGTTCTCCATGATCATCATCGGACTGGCCGGTGCATCGATCCCGGGGGTTGCCGCCCTGGCGACGTCGTATGTATTCGTCATGGCGATCATGGGTCCGGTACTGGCCCGGTATACCGGCGGTCCGCTACCGGCCGCCGCCACCGCAACGCCGAACTAG
- a CDS encoding Rv3235 family protein: MTISRIANSPGDTFAVTPVVEYEPPPRNIPPCGQSSHAAPRPHTPHVARRRARHPAVGAAAVGSATMSLPMRQAAIFADAALRRVLEVIDRRRPVAQLRPLLAPSFVDSVLSVSRTGAGQEGAAVLRRTRLQPVGRDTPQKAAEVFGTYSRGDRIHAIACRVEQVSGGNGTRWLMVALHIG; encoded by the coding sequence TTGACCATCAGTCGTATCGCGAACTCACCCGGCGACACCTTCGCCGTCACACCCGTCGTCGAGTACGAGCCACCACCGCGAAACATCCCGCCGTGCGGGCAATCATCCCACGCGGCGCCGCGGCCCCACACCCCGCATGTGGCTCGCCGACGAGCCCGACATCCTGCGGTCGGCGCGGCAGCGGTCGGGTCCGCGACCATGTCGCTGCCGATGCGCCAAGCGGCGATCTTCGCCGACGCGGCGCTGCGCCGAGTGCTGGAAGTCATCGACCGCCGCCGCCCGGTAGCCCAGCTGCGCCCGCTGCTCGCACCTAGCTTCGTCGACTCGGTGCTCTCGGTAAGCCGCACGGGCGCCGGACAAGAAGGCGCGGCAGTGCTGCGCCGCACGCGGCTCCAGCCGGTCGGGCGTGACACCCCGCAGAAGGCCGCCGAGGTCTTCGGCACCTACAGCCGCGGTGACCGGATCCACGCGATCGCCTGCCGCGTGGAGCAAGTGTCCGGTGGCAACGGAACCCGATGGCTGATGGTCGCCCTGCACATCGGTTGA
- a CDS encoding WS/DGAT/MGAT family O-acyltransferase, giving the protein MVTRLSPSDAAFYQLENTATPMYVGLLLILRRPRAGLSYESLLETVEQRLPQIPRYRQKIQEVKLGLARPVWIDDHDFDITYHVRRSALPSPGSDDQLHDLIARLAARPLDKSRPLWEMYLVEGLDKSRIALYTKSHQALINGVTALAVGHVIADRTRRPPPFPEDIWIPERDPGTTRLLLGAVGDWLVRPGAQLQAVGSAITGLATNSGQLVDTGRKVLDIARTVARGTAPRSPLNATVSRNRRFTVASGSLEDYRTVRARYDCDIHDVVLTVIAGALGNWLMSRGEAVAQTATIRAMAPLSVYADDQLDSTGPGQAMSQVTPFLVDLPVGERNTVVRLSQIAHATESNPTAASLVDARTIVTLSGFAPATLHAMGVKVATTFSARLFNLLITNAPGTQSQLYIAGTKLLEAYSVPPLLHNHALAISVTSYNGMLYFGINADRDAMSDVDLLPGLLGQALDELLEASR; this is encoded by the coding sequence ATGGTTACTCGGTTGTCTCCATCGGACGCCGCCTTCTATCAGCTGGAAAACACTGCTACCCCCATGTATGTCGGATTGCTGTTAATCCTGCGTCGCCCGCGTGCCGGTCTGAGCTATGAGAGTTTGCTGGAAACCGTCGAACAGCGGCTACCGCAGATACCGCGTTACCGGCAGAAAATCCAGGAAGTGAAGTTAGGCCTGGCCAGGCCGGTGTGGATCGACGATCACGACTTCGACATCACCTACCACGTCCGGCGGTCGGCGCTGCCGTCCCCGGGCAGTGACGATCAACTGCACGACCTGATCGCGCGGCTGGCCGCGCGGCCGTTGGACAAGTCGCGGCCGTTGTGGGAGATGTATCTGGTCGAGGGCCTGGATAAAAGTCGCATTGCCCTGTACACCAAGTCGCACCAAGCCCTGATCAACGGGGTAACGGCACTGGCGGTTGGACATGTCATCGCCGACCGGACGCGGCGGCCACCGCCGTTTCCCGAAGACATCTGGATCCCGGAACGCGACCCGGGCACCACCAGGCTGCTGCTGGGCGCGGTGGGTGACTGGCTGGTTCGACCGGGGGCGCAGCTACAGGCCGTCGGATCTGCGATCACCGGGTTGGCAACGAATTCTGGCCAACTCGTCGACACCGGCCGCAAGGTTCTCGATATCGCGCGTACGGTTGCACGTGGCACGGCACCGCGTAGTCCGCTCAATGCCACGGTGTCGCGCAATCGGCGATTCACGGTAGCCAGTGGAAGTCTTGAGGACTACCGGACTGTACGGGCTCGCTACGACTGCGACATCCACGACGTGGTGTTGACGGTGATCGCCGGCGCACTGGGCAACTGGCTGATGTCACGCGGCGAAGCGGTGGCACAGACCGCGACGATTCGGGCGATGGCTCCGCTATCGGTGTATGCCGATGACCAGCTCGACTCAACCGGTCCTGGTCAAGCGATGAGCCAGGTGACGCCGTTCTTGGTTGACCTCCCAGTGGGGGAGCGCAACACCGTGGTGCGCCTTTCCCAAATCGCCCATGCCACCGAATCGAACCCGACGGCCGCCAGTCTGGTCGATGCGAGGACCATCGTCACACTGTCCGGCTTTGCGCCCGCCACCTTGCACGCCATGGGTGTCAAGGTCGCCACCACTTTCTCGGCGCGGCTATTCAATCTGTTGATCACCAATGCCCCCGGAACCCAGTCGCAGCTGTACATTGCGGGTACCAAGCTGCTGGAGGCCTACTCCGTGCCGCCGCTGCTGCATAACCATGCGCTGGCCATCAGTGTGACGTCGTACAACGGCATGCTGTATTTCGGGATCAATGCCGACCGAGACGCGATGAGCGATGTCGATCTGCTGCCAGGGCTGCTGGGTCAAGCACTGGACGAGCTTCTGGAGGCTTCTCGGTAG
- the ppk2 gene encoding polyphosphate kinase 2: MSTATNDGASAKAKGKKSAVPARRKISNAVYEAELLRLQTEFVKLQEWVRHSGARLVVIFEGRDAAGKGGAIKRITEYLSPRVAHVAALPVPTDRERGQWYYQRYIAHLPAKGEIVLFDRSWYNRAGIEKVMGFCTPQEHALFLRQTPIFEQMLIDDGILLRKYWFSVSEAEQLRRFKARRSDPVRQWKLSPMDLESVYRWEDYSRAKDQMMVHTDTPVSPWYVVESNIKKHARLNMMAHLLSTIDYGDVEKPKVKLPERPIVSDNYKRPPRELSTYVDDYAATLIGG, from the coding sequence GTGAGCACCGCGACCAACGACGGCGCCTCGGCGAAGGCGAAGGGAAAGAAGTCAGCTGTGCCGGCCCGACGCAAGATCTCCAACGCCGTCTACGAAGCCGAATTATTGCGGCTGCAAACAGAATTCGTGAAGTTGCAAGAGTGGGTGCGGCATTCCGGTGCGCGTCTTGTGGTCATCTTCGAAGGGCGCGACGCTGCCGGCAAGGGTGGCGCCATCAAACGGATCACCGAATACCTCAGCCCGCGGGTCGCCCACGTAGCCGCATTGCCCGTGCCCACCGACCGGGAACGCGGTCAGTGGTACTACCAGCGGTATATCGCGCATCTGCCCGCCAAGGGGGAGATCGTGCTCTTCGATCGGTCCTGGTACAACCGCGCGGGTATCGAGAAAGTCATGGGCTTCTGTACGCCGCAGGAGCATGCGCTGTTTCTACGGCAGACCCCGATTTTCGAGCAGATGCTGATTGACGACGGGATTCTGCTTCGCAAGTACTGGTTTTCAGTCTCAGAGGCCGAACAGCTACGCCGGTTCAAGGCGCGACGGAGCGACCCGGTCCGGCAATGGAAGCTCAGCCCGATGGACCTGGAATCGGTGTATCGGTGGGAGGACTATTCGCGCGCAAAGGACCAGATGATGGTGCATACCGACACCCCCGTCAGCCCCTGGTATGTAGTGGAGTCCAATATCAAGAAGCACGCGCGGCTGAACATGATGGCCCACCTACTTTCCACGATCGACTACGGCGATGTGGAAAAGCCAAAGGTTAAGCTGCCGGAACGGCCGATTGTGAGTGACAACTACAAGCGTCCGCCGCGTGAATTGTCGACGTACGTCGACGACTATGCGGCCACGTTGATCGGGGGTTAG
- a CDS encoding DUF6912 family protein: MMQVYIPATLAMLRELVADGSLWPVNGTAFAVTPTLRESYAEGDEEELAEVALREAALASLRLLAMDIGTTPGTFPPRRTVLAAEVDDATYRPDLDDAVVRLGGPISMAQVVAAYVDNAGAEPAVTAAIGVIDAADLGDEDAELVVGDAQDHDLAWYANQELPFLLDLL, from the coding sequence GTGATGCAGGTTTACATTCCGGCCACGCTGGCCATGCTGCGGGAACTCGTCGCCGATGGTTCGTTGTGGCCGGTCAACGGCACCGCCTTCGCCGTGACGCCGACGCTGCGTGAGTCGTATGCCGAGGGCGACGAAGAGGAACTTGCCGAGGTGGCGCTGCGCGAGGCGGCGTTGGCGTCGTTGCGCCTGCTAGCGATGGACATCGGCACCACCCCTGGCACCTTCCCGCCGCGACGGACGGTGCTGGCCGCCGAGGTCGACGACGCCACGTACCGACCCGATCTTGATGACGCCGTCGTCAGACTGGGCGGGCCAATTTCGATGGCTCAGGTCGTCGCCGCATACGTCGACAACGCCGGTGCCGAGCCGGCTGTGACGGCGGCGATCGGGGTCATCGATGCCGCTGACCTTGGTGACGAGGACGCTGAGCTGGTTGTCGGTGACGCCCAGGACCACGATCTCGCTTGGTACGCCAACCAGGAGCTGCCGTTCCTGCTTGACCTGCTCTGA